The region CGAGTCAAGTTAATTGGAAAATCAGCCAAAGCTGCAGCAGACGAGCGAGGATTTGTCTAGGAGAAGAACCTGTTGGACATCACTCAAAGAAAAATGATCATCTAGATTTTCGAGGCATCTTGGGTGGAGTACTTAGGGGATCTGTTTGGAGCCTGCGAAACAGTTGCAGGACAACTCCTTGTTGGCCTCCCCCTCAGAAGGCGAGTGAAACCTGAGCGGCCGGCGGGGACCAGTTTCGTTTTTACTACCGTCTGTCAATTCACGGCAGGCAGATATTAATTTACCGATATATCTTTCTGCTgtgattttgttttgctgcacAGTTGGCTAATGAAATCGTAAGTGCTTTTATCTCATAAATAGCTGGCTGGCCGGGTGCGGGTTCGGGCTCGGGCCCGCACCGAATGCTTTCCCagcctgtttctgtttctgtttctctacCGGTTTGCGAATGTTTGTGCGTTTAATGAGCCATCGGGcgaattttaatattttgtttaagaAAGGCATGCGTAAGGTCCATTAGGGGAGCAGCCAAAGTTTCACTTTCAGCTTGTGGCACAATTGAAAATCAAACTGACAACGTGCATGCGGAATATTTTAACGCCATTTATCAAAATGCCATTGGAAATTGCAGCTACTTGGCGTCCCATTTAGAGCCTTTGACTGACAGCTGCAGTTGGGCCAGGTCTCCGTCTTGgatttggctgtggctgtggctcggGCCCAGAACCAGGCATTGTCAGTCAGCCGCAGCGACAGCCACTTTGTGTTAGCGTCAGTCAGGCACCGATTGTGCCTCAGCCCGGTTGGTCACTCAAGCAGGCCGCAAAATGAATTATACGCACTTCAATGTTTCAACGTTGCCACATCGGGCTGCCAGCGACGCCCACACACAGATGGCAAAATAAATTATCATCGAAGCTCATATGCCCTTTGGCGAAGACCATCTCCGTGACAGCCAAATGATAAAGCCATGGCCGTCTTTTGGACACTAACAAATAGTTGCACAACAAGGTAATGCCGTAGAGATGGAGCTGCAAATAATGGAGAATAGAAAGGATCGGAAGCAAGTCAACTTGTATCCTTTCTCATAGAGTCCTACCGCTTTCGAGTAGCAAAGTGTGGGACTTCCAAGAAGAGCTCAACTTTCGCGGGGCTTACTTGTATTTTTGTGGTTACTTCTGTCAATAATTCATGCTTTTGCTGTGTGTCTTTTCGGTTTTCAGTTGTTTGTACTTTCGGCTGGTTAGTTGCAAGTTTGTTGGCCCTGAATAATTGATGTGGCATGCCACCACAACGGACAACAACAGCTGTCGCCGGTTCGCCCTGGTTCCGTCCCCTGGAACTGGGTCAACTAATCCTCCTGGGCGTCAGTGGCGATTGTCGTCTCATTTAGTGGCTCATTTCGACCAGGGGCTGGCAACAAATTACAGTAATTAACAGGCTCATATTTAAGGTGTTTATCAGATGCctgcccagctccagccccagccccggcccccAGCCCCGGTCCCCTGTTCGTAattacagatactcgtatgcGATGCTGACGATGGCCTCGCCCCACCCCGTGCTGCTGATGACGGGCTTTTGGCAGCACAATTTGGTTGCAGGCATACTATAAATTGATTTCCCCATTCGATGTCGGTTAAGCGGCGCTTTAATTAAACGGAATCGCTTACGAGCGCCGTTCATTACGATCAGAAATCGAAACGGAATTCGAATggaaatcgaatcgaatatgGTTTCCCACATTTGCATACACAAATCAAAGAGACAGCGTGTTGGAGGGGCTGACTGCTcatccatccaccatccatccaGTCCACACCCCAGACAAATGAAAACATTAACTCTATTCCATGATGACGGCAGGCAGTAAGTGGCTAGTGACACCTCAATGCAATCAAATTGCGGCCTGAAGAAGATATTAACTTAATAATTGATAATTGAAAGTAGTTCAATCCTGGGCAGCTCCTCCGCGGCAAGTACTCCCTCTGGGAGTGGAAGCCACCAGCCAACAGGCAGCCCAGCAGCAATTTGTGCCCCGGCCGTCCGTGTCCATTGGCTCCTTCTGAGCTCCCATCAGAGATGATTGCATGGCCTCGGGGCCCAGCTTGATGTTCTGGCTGAtgctgttcctgttgctgttgctgctggtgctgcctgGGACTTGCACTTGCAAATGAGCTGCATTTTCAGACATTAAAGGGCACTTAGCATAATGATTTACAACTTTAATTCACGCAATTAAATTGGAATTTCATGCGTACAGTGGAGCACACTAAACGCTTTCCAGGTTGGAGCCCAAGTGAAAGCATTTCAGTGTCCGGtcttccactgtgccgcatCTGCCAGTTCAATGGAGCTGAAAACGCATTCACATCATCAATgggaggcagcaacagcaacagcaacggcgacagcgacaccAACAATCATGCCCAGAGGCAGTCACTCGGACAATGTTATTGACACCCCAGAGACAAGGTTTCGATTTCAGGCTACAGCCATCGTGTCCATCCGCAGGGTCCCTCCATTGACGTTCACACCCAGGATTATGGCCAGGCGAACGCATCCCTTTgttgtgtcctgtgtcctgtgtcctgggCTTGATTGGCACTTTTGCTGAGTGCGTCTGATTGCCGCAGGAGGGGGCCATCGAGAGGGAGAAGTTGAGgtagagccaaagccagagccagagaggcaATCAAGTGGAATGTCCAATGTTAGCGCCGATATGTGGGTGACCACCTTCCCCAGGTGTCATAACTCGTTGGCCCTTAGATGGTCATGGTGGGTGGCTGACCATTGGGCCAAAGACAAAACGGCCACAAAATATTTTATCTAAAGTGCCATTTCATTAGCCAAGCCCCCGACTGACTCCATAAATCAGTGGAAGATCACATTATCCGTTCCGATGGAAGCTGCGGGTCTGCCAGCCTCTCAGCGATCTCCCAACGATCCAATCGAATCGAACCGCATCGGATCGATCCGGTCTGCCTGTTCAGCGGAAATTGATCAATTACGGAGAGCACTTTGCGGACCGGACCAGTTTTTCCCGTCTGTAACgaataatttgcataaatacgAAACGAAGTTCAGATCCAAGCACAaatgccccaaaaatgtgaCTCCAGTTAGGTTTGGCCACCATCTCCGATGCCTATGCCGATGCCTATGCCGATGCCTATACCGATGCCATATCCGAGGCCTTAATCTCGTCGTCGCCGCAGTCCGGCCCGGCCTGCATGAAAAATGGGCGAAACGCCTTTAGTGTCAGTTTTATGTTATCGTTTGATTTATAATAATGCTGATAGACGTCGATATTTTAATTGATGGAGGCCCGCTCGGAGTTTCCAACTGTTTCTTTTCGGGGGAATCTGTCGGCTCGGGTCGGGATTTGGACGGATTTGCATTGCATCAGCCACTGGCAAACACTTTCTATAGAACGAAAGGGCCAAAGCACCTGCTTAGAGCCAATTTGTGGGCCTATGTAGATAGAAGGACATTGTGTTCAACTAATATGTTTTTAAACGTGTTCTAGTATTCAGGAGCTATCTCACCAATTCTCAAGTTTCCACTGAAACTCACTTCATTTCTCTGGGCATTACTCTTTCAACGATCCCCTCTTCACTCTTCCTGATCAATTCCTCGTACCCAATGCGTTCTCCAGTGGGGATCGTAACTGGCGAATCAAAATACCAACACCTAGAAGCATATCCTACCGTCTTCCCAATAAAGTGATTCATGGGCATTGCAAAGTAATGCGAAATAAGAACTCAACACAAGAGGATGGGGGCAGGAGATGTGAGATGCGAGAtgaggatgggatgggatggagtCAGTGCGTAGAGCAGATCGCCGTCTCATATACAAGTAGATGAAGCTCCATTAAGGTAGCACATAAATAAGTCGGGCAGTCCTCTGTGTCGTCCTCTGTGGCCAGAGCCATTTAATTTCAGACTAATAATGACAACCATATAAAGTTATTGGTAGCACACGGATGCCCGGTCCGGACCGGCAGCTGTCCGGGGGAGAGGTGTAGAGGGACGGGGCGGAAGAGGGTGTCTCGACATTGTTTGTCGCGTGATAACTTCATTTCCATAGCCTGCCTCGCAAATACGCGGAATACGTGCCCAGCGGGTTGTCCTCCCTACAGACGACGATGATCGCGAGACAGTGTCCCTGTGTCCTTTCCTGGGCCGTGCCGTACGctgagcctgagcctgggCCTGAGTGGCGGCCTACACCAGAGAGCGACTCTGTCAGCATATATCAAACTAAGCCTGATTAACTATCGAGCATTGGCCAGAACGGGCCGTATGTGTGCCAAAACAGTTGGTCTTCTATCctaaaatggaaatgaaattcCTTAGAAACCTGTAGCTTCGGGCTTGAACTGGGACTCCAAATGGGACTGCGACTCTGGGGCTCTGGGCCTCTACTCTCTGAGGAGATGCCCCGAATGCGATAGCGAAAATTTATGACTTCATTAAGGTAACAAGCCAATATGTTTTCAACTCCGAactgggttgggttgggttatTGGAAACGTTTAAGGAGTTTTATGTGCtcgttgttcttgttcttgttcttgtcgatgttgccgttgccgttgccgtagCGTTGTTATAGTTGTTGTAGTCGTTGACCCATTTCAAATGGATTACCCAACATGCATAAATAGTTTAAACGCCTCACTTCCAGCAGGGTCCTCATCTTCGGCTCCATTCGGGGCCTGGTGCCTGGCTCTGTGGCAAAAAGATTTATGGACTTGTCGTTCTCCTGCCTCCCCGTCCCATCATCCTGGAGGAGACACAAAAAACTGAAACGAAAGCAAATGAGCTGGAATGGCCATACAGGCTTGAACCCTTTTTTATGATTTGCTCTGCCGTTAAATGAACTTGTAGCCGCATTTTAAACTGTTTCCAGACTGGGGGCAGGGCATGCAGGAAACGTGTTAAATTGTTGCTCTCAAATCAAATTACAATTTCGTCTGGGTGTCTAGTAAACAAGTCAAGCGGTGGCAGTTGTCAGTAAAGGGCATCGCATCCGAAAAGAGATATGCAGGCAGAGGTCATACAGGTGggtgggtctgaaatctttaaaaatactCAATTTTTGCAGAACCAACCAGCGAAATATCTgctatatatttacatatgtcaAATAAATTCTTGCACTCAATTAAAATATAGCGCATTTTTTTGGGACCGCATCCGCACAGCTACGGGGCCAGTAAATCATATGGAGCCTGCGGCACTACAGGAGTCTCAAGTTATTTGCCGTTGGTGATGTTATTTCCCTAAAACCACTTAAAACTGTCAACTTAGCATTGATTAACGAGCTTATATCATGTTTATTTTGCGATCTTTGTTgcggcagacacacacagatacaccccAAGCCACCAGACTCACATTCTGGAAGGTTTTTGGCCCGTTTTCGTTGGTCGCAATCTGACCACTGGCCCAAGTACAACTGACAAGCGAGTCTTTTATGATTGTGCCTTAACGTTGAAGGCACCGACACAAGCACTGCGCTGCTGACAAAGTCCAATAAAGCCGGTAAGCCTTTGGTGCACGATATGTTTTTAATAGTCCGCGCATTTAGAGGCTTAATGATTTTTCGCTGTTAAGATTTAAGCCTATTTTCTTTTTGAGAGGCTCCAGTGAACGTCAACTGGATAACATTTCCGATGGGCTCTAATTTGCAGACAACCAACTGTTCAAAAAACACACCATTTGAATTTGCTGTGATGCGCGCCAACCACAGCGCCCTCTATTGCATTTGCGTCGCACACTGCTATCGATATAAATAAATCGTTAACATTTCAGTTGATTCGATTGAATTAAAAGAACCACAAAATGTTAAATTCAATGAAATTGCTTTTTGagttcggtttttttttatcaataaactcagcagatcATAAAAGTTCAGTTAAAAATACTGAAGTTAGGGGattttttgaataaattttgtaaaattgCAAGGTGCGCACGAACCTCACCTCGACATGTAAGGACAATATACTTTGAAGACAAGGTATATTAGAAAAAAGGGGTGGATTTTACCCTGCATGCGTTGGATTTTCTGGGCCGTTCTGCCTCTCGTCCATACCATCTTTTTCCTTAtcatgtagcaaatgtgtagcaAGTGTGTAGTTGCCGTGTAGTTCGGGTCgtgtaaattgtaaatattgataaaaacaaaacactgtAAACCACGCacttacaaatttaatttgttaaacgaTTTGATTATGGCTGTGCTACCACCAGATCCTGTGTTCAGCCTGCGTTCCCCGGACATGGGCGCCGTGAATTCGGTTTGCTTCCAGGAAAACGAGCGTCTCCTGGCGGGCACCATCAAGGGCAGCGTTTTCCTGTGGGATCTACAGGTAGGTTCcgtgcaaaacaaaaacaaattgccAAATCAATTCAAGCACGTTTCTGCTGCAGACAAATCGCTCGGCTCTGCACTTTGAAGTGGGCAGCGAGCCCATCACAAGCCTGCATCACACGTCCGACCGACTGGTGACCCAGGAGAAGGGTGGAACCGTCACGATGTTCTCCATAGGCAACAGCAGCTATGTGAAGGAGCACAGTATTCTGGGAAATCATCTGGGGTACTGCCGTTCAGCCCTTTATATGAATACGAGCAACACCAACGAGCAGCTTCTGTTCTATCCCTGCGAGGAGTCGTCCATTGGAGTGCTGCATGTGACGGACTCGGCTGCCCCCACCCAAATGCTTGTGCCTGACGATCCGCAGCTGCCCAAGCTGGGCAGCGTCACCTGCTTCAAGCCCTTCGACTGCGCCTCCTCACTGTTCCTGCTGGCCGGCTACGAGTCTGGGCACTTTCTGACGTGGGACATCAGCTCTGGTGTTATGGTGGATGTCGTCGAGCTGGCGACTGATGCCATGGCAGTGGACTATGACCCCATAACGAATAGAGGCATCGTTGGCGGTGCCTGTAAGTGTATGCCGGAGGTTCACTAGCGACTTTTAAATCTAGTTCTCCGCTTCACTTACAGCGGACAAGCTGACCACCTTTAGCTACCAGCGGCCATCCATGCAGCTGCAGCGCGGCTCGGAGCTGTGCATCAAGAATCCGGGCGTCAACTGTGTTCGCATTCGCGCCGACCAGAAGGTCTTTGCCAGCGGTGGCTGGGATGGTCGCATTCGGATCTTCTCGTGGAAGAGTCTCCGACCTCTGGCCGTGCTCACCCAGCACAAGCAGGGCGGTGTCATGGACCTGGCCTACTCCCAGCAGCCGGTGGCTATGTGGCGGGCTCCCATCATGGCGGCAGCGGGCATGGACGGCCAGATCTCGCTCTGGGATCTGTACAATTAAAAGGTGCTACCAGAGTAGTCACAAGTGCTACCTTCAGTTTGAGTTGTATTTGTTTAGCATGCAGCAGAGCACCCTGTAAGCTGCTCAGGGACTGATAACGTTATCCTTTTATGCGTAGACTAGgtggaaacacacacaattatACACATTgcaaattaataatttaaattttgtatttatttcaatttcattctGACTCTTCGAGCACTTTGTGCCTTCCGCCTTCCGCTCTCTATATTGCGCTTtcgcatacatatattcaagtCCAgtttacacacatacacacgccaTTCATGGATAAATACGTACTAATATTTTGTAAAGTCTACTATTAAGTCTAATACATTTACTTTTTAGCTTTAGCATTGCCATGGTTGTTGCTATTGGTTATATTGCACTCTCCGTCCTCGTCCTTGGTGGGACTGCTGTCCTGGTTGTGGCCGCCATCGcccggctccagctcccgcAGTGCCATCTTCTGGAAGTCGCAGTCAATGATCCGCTTGCGCTTGCGCAGCGGTCGACTGCATTCGGACGAAACGTTGCTGCCCGAAGGTGTCGCTGGAAATGACGGTGGAGCTGGAGACGATGTGGACGCGGTTGGCTCTTTGGTTTGGATAAGGGTCCGTTTGGTTTGCAGTCGCGTGATTTTTAGCTTGGGCAGTTTCTGGTTGTCCTGGTCGGCCTCCGAATGGGTTTCATCTCGGACAATGCAGTGTGTCTCAAGCGCGGTCGCATCAGTGGCTGGCGATGATGACGAAGGCGACGGcgaagcagaagctgaagctggagaagCGTTCCCGGCAGAGGTTGTCTTTGGTATGGATTTCTTatcctcatcgtcatcattatcattacAGTCATCATCAATATCGACATCTTCGTCTTTCTCCTTCTCGTCCTCCtccccctgctcctccttgaGCTCTGGTGGAGGTTTCGGCTCCTCCTCTGGTTGCCCATCCTGATCCAGATCCTTATCACTCCTGGCTTTGCTGCAGtccagtggctgtggctggtcCTCCCTGCGACTCGTCGTGGCACGCTCCTCGTCGAGCTGCTTCCGCTGCTCGGGTGTCAGATGCGCCTTGTAGAAGTCCATGacgggcaggggcacgggtatgggtatgggcagCGGTATGATTATTGGATATGGCACCATCACGGTTACGGGCGGAACCGCACCCATCATTGCCGCGAAAGCACCAAGATGCTCTGGCACCTGTGTCGGCATCGGTAGCCCAAAGGGCGGAGGAAATCCCCGAGGCATCATGCCGTGCGGGGGCGGCAGGAAGTGATGTGGCGGCTGCGCGGGATGCCTTCCAAATGGAAGTCCCATCGGATGCCCATTGGGCGGTGGGGCAAAGTAGCTGGAAGGTATGGCAGTTGGGCCCCTGCCCAGGACCTGGGGTGGCACCACTGTgggaggctgctgctgttgtgggtGGGGATGGGCCGGCTCTGGCATGGGGGATaatggcggcagcggcacacTGGATCCGGAAAAGTCTGCGCTGAGCGTcggttggtgctgctgctgctgctgttgatgatgCTGCTTTTGGAGCATGCTGGCCACCGTCTCCGAACCGGAGGAGGACGATGGACCCCGTTGCGGACGCTTGCGGCGACCAGGCTTTAGTCCAGGACCCGATCCCAAGGAGTTGTGGTGCCGCTGCTggggtggtggcggcggtggaggGACTGCAGCAGCTGGCGCGGGACTCTTTTGGGCCAGCAGCTTGGACACGGGCGCCACTGAGATCAAGGGTTTGCTCGGATTGCTGGGCGGCGTAACGCTAGGCGAGATTCGCTTGGCGGTGGCCCCCGCCGACCTCTCGGCTGGAGGCCCTGGCGACACCGATACCGTGGAGGCTGGCGAGGCCGAGCGACTGCGACAGTTGCGCAGCCAGAGATCGGGCGTGATGAGACCCGCTTCGCTGCCCGCCTCCAAGCCCTGGTCCCGCAGGTGTGGATTCATGTCCAGGTGGGCCTGGGTCTCGTTGCAGAAGATCTGCATCTTGTACTGGTTGAGGCACTTCTCCGAGCAGAACTGCAGCTGCGAGGCCCCATCCTGGAAGTCCACATAGCTGACTGCATGGCGGACGTGCTTGCACCAGTCACAGGTCTTGGCCTTCTTAAAGCACGCCCTCCGGCTCTGTGTGAAGCAGGACTCCGAGCAATAGCGAGGTCCATCGCTGCTGGTCAGATAGTCTGGCGCGTTCTCGGCAATCGGTCGATGGCACCAGCAACAGTTGTTGAAGTCTGCAACGGAGATAAGCGTAAGATTCAACATTAGCAAAAGGTAGAGATGCTCCGCAAATGCCAAAGGCTCCTGAAAGGTACACCCACTGCTCCTATTTTCCATGGCATCCTTCAGAATACATTTAGAATTCAGCTGTTCCGCACCCAGCTCCTAGCATCGGTGGGGAAAGACTTTGCTTTCCGAAATTGTGCAAGCCATATTTGGAGCTTAATGAATCTGTTATTCGATAATGCAGGCAGCCGCATCACCGCCAGCGCAGCCCCCAAAATTTTGTTGGGAATTTATCAAAAGTTTTCAAGCTGCCTGCTCTCCGAAATGCTCATAACGGGAATGGGTGGAGCGTGGGGCCGACGGTGTGGCAGAGATGAAAAGTCCGACTTATCAAATTCCAAAAAGCAATAGACATGGAAAGATTTAGCACCCTCGTCGGCTTTGAAAACCCTCGCAAACCATAATTGTAATATCCTCAACAACAACTAGAAGCTGAAGGGAGatgagtggggggggggggggggggggtggccaCTCGAACATACTCTAATTTTGGCCACACTGCAGCCTGGCACTCAGAGCTTCGCCCGCACTCGTACTCGAATTTGGCAGCTGGGATCTCGAATTACTTGACTGTTGGCAAGCCCTCTGTGCTAGGCGGTACTCACCTATTTTCTCCTCTGTGGTCAGCATCCCCACTGTCGTGACCGGCTTGCCGATTGAGTTCGGACTTTTGGAGTCATCCTCCCGCGAGCTGCGCGTATCATGATCCGAGGGAGTCGTCGTCGTTCTGTTGCAATATTGAACGCCGCCCTTgcgcccacacccactcccaccggcaccggcactggcattcccatttccattgctACTGGTATTGTTTTTcgtgttgttattgttgttacTATGATACGCGGCAGCAAGGGAGCTGCGACTGCTCCGAAGGAAAccagtcctcctcctctccagcatctggtgctggtgctcctgGTCCTGATGGTGCAGGTGGTGCTGTTGGCTGGCcaccgcagccgcagcggcggcACTCTGAAGCAGACGCGATGTCTTGGCGGTGAGATCCAGGCGATCCACGTCGACGCCATCGAAGCCATACCATCCGAGCAGCTCATTCATGGTGCTGTGAGCGAACTCCTGGAACAAGACAGAGGCAGAACGATGAGTTTCTAGAAATTGATGCCACAGTTTCGTGCTCCCCAGCTCCCCAAGAGCCATTCGATGCTCCCTCTGACTGTGGCCTGACCAAAACCTCTCGATAAGCGGCATGCAGCTGTAACTGGCGCAATCCAATACCCCAATCATTGTGTGGTGGCAGGTGTCTTCACTGAGTCGCGAAAAAGGACTGGTTCAAAGCAAGGGAAAAGAAACAAGGAAAGGAAAGTCGAGTTACCGAATGCTGAATGAAGAGTCTTATCATTGTTTAATTGCTTCAATCGGGGTCGTTTCTGAAAGGTATACTCTAAACCTCCAATCGTGGTGACCTTTAAACTTTTAGAGTCCAATTAATGCACGCATGGGCCCAGCACTGCAGTGACCGGGTAATCGATAGTGTTTACGTATCCCAGAAGCACACGCCCACACGCCAAACACCCACACGCCCATATGCATTCACTCCCACCTCCTACTTACTCTCCGGCAAGGATATCAATAGCCGTACGAGGAACGAAGGAATTCATTACGGCCAGCGGGCTGGATGTTGGTTTTTGGGGCGGGGGCGTGGTGGGTGGCATTTGCAACAAGGGTGTTGGCACGGATGCTGCTACGACATGGATAGCTAGCTGTCTCTGTGTTGCCTCTTCTTTAAAATTTAAGGGAAAGACTGTCTTAGTCTGGACCTGCCTTTGAAGTTGTCTCTTTAGGGCATACtcatttgaaattgaaacaaCCCAAGGAGATATTTCTGTGTCCACTTTTGCGAGTTttgtacatgcatatgcacGATATGCAcctacatgtacatatatgtacgtatgtatgtattcttGGAAGCTGAACACGAAACATTTCGCACAAGGCTGCGAGAGCTGCACAACCTCGGGATCGGGTTACATTGAAATTCTCGTATTTAAAGTTTTAGCCATTGCTGTCTGTGGCCAGAGGAGTGGCAGTGAGGTATACAAACTGTACATCTGTACAAAGGGAACTTAAATTTCAGAAAATCTTAATAATTCGCCTGCCAATCGCCTGAGACACTGCCCTTTGGTGCTTCTCAGGAATTCCACATTGTTCATACGCCATGTCGACACAAGCCTCGGTGGTATTCAAGGAAAATGACTACAAATTTGAGAACACTGAAAGATGATTCCCCAATTGGCGGAGGtcgaggcggaggcggaggtggacaGTGCAACCAGATGAGTCACCATTCCCTACAATCCCATACCATCCCACGAGCCAATAGACCAGTGATAGCCCCACTCCCCGGAATAGCTGTCCGATGGGACACCCGATACGGCGTGCAAATTAAGCGGTGCTGCCAACTTGCTGACAAATGCAAGTCGTCTAATAACTACCAACCCCCCTCTGACTCGCACTGCACCCGCACTCCGCACCCCGCTCCCTGAAATCCGCAGCAACTAAAGGCATGGTCGAGTATCAGTGACAGACGCATTCAGGCTTTGTCCGATGCCGTGAAAAGAGTATTAACAATTCGCACGATAAAAATCTCTGGGACGACGACTCGACTGCCTGGCCGTATCGATTACATGCCTCAGGTGCGACCTCGTCCCcggggggaatggggaatcgTGTAGATCCGTGACCAGAGAGCAGGGGGCAGAAGGCACAAGGCAGAAGACAGAGAGCGACGCACGCTTGTCTCAAGTTCAGTTTTTCGCAGTTCGGAGTACCAACTGTGCGGTAATCGGAGGAGCGCAGCGTTGGAGGATTGTCCTTACCTTTCCGTTCGcccgctcgctctccctcaTTATCCCATGCgccatctccgtctccgtctccatctccatctccaactTCATCTCGCTCTCGGAACCGCGCTCTGTCTCGGCTTTTAGTATCATTTGTCTGTTAATTTATGTTCGGTTTTTAATTTCTGATTTGTGCGTTCGTTCAGTTTTCCTGCTCCGGCTGCCTGACAGTTGctcaacagacagacagactcaCGGACGGATGAACGGGCTGGTATTCGAGGTGGAGAAGCAGACAGACACAGCCCCCAACAACATCCAATGCTGGGAACTTCAGCCACAGCACCAGCCacagcaccagctccagcttcagctccagctcatTGCAGTCGACTGAAATTCTAAACCGAAATgcgaataaaaatcaattaattaaaagctgAAATTGTATgccgtttgttgttgttgttgttgccgttgttgctgttgttattgctgctgctgctggagtttGGATCTGATTCTGCCTGCTCTCTGTGGTATATTCGAGTGTTCGAGTAT is a window of Drosophila pseudoobscura strain MV-25-SWS-2005 chromosome 3, UCI_Dpse_MV25, whole genome shotgun sequence DNA encoding:
- the Sobp gene encoding sine oculis-binding protein homolog A isoform X2, which encodes MSAKTSPSSSRDASVGVAANVAGPVQIKKELPSDEIKEFAHSTMNELLGWYGFDGVDVDRLDLTAKTSRLLQSAAAAAAVASQQHHLHHQDQEHQHQMLERRRTGFLRSSRSSLAAAYHSNNNNNTKNNTSSNGNGNASAGAGGSGCGRKGGVQYCNRTTTTPSDHDTRSSREDDSKSPNSIGKPVTTVGMLTTEEKIDFNNCCWCHRPIAENAPDYLTSSDGPRYCSESCFTQSRRACFKKAKTCDWCKHVRHAVSYVDFQDGASQLQFCSEKCLNQYKMQIFCNETQAHLDMNPHLRDQGLEAGSEAGLITPDLWLRNCRSRSASPASTVSVSPGPPAERSAGATAKRISPSVTPPSNPSKPLISVAPVSKLLAQKSPAPAAAVPPPPPPPQQRHHNSLGSGPGLKPGRRKRPQRGPSSSSGSETVASMLQKQHHQQQQQQHQPTLSADFSGSSVPLPPLSPMPEPAHPHPQQQQPPTVVPPQVLGRGPTAIPSSYFAPPPNGHPMGLPFGRHPAQPPHHFLPPPHGMMPRGFPPPFGLPMPTQVPEHLGAFAAMMGAVPPVTVMVPYPIIIPLPIPIPVPLPVMDFYKAHLTPEQRKQLDEERATTSRREDQPQPLDCSKARSDKDLDQDGQPEEEPKPPPELKEEQGEEDEKEKDEDVDIDDDCNDNDDDEDKKSIPKTTSAGNASPASASASPSPSSSSPATDATALETHCIVRDETHSEADQDNQKLPKLKITRLQTKRTLIQTKEPTASTSSPAPPSFPATPSGSNVSSECSRPLRKRKRIIDCDFQKMALRELEPGDGGHNQDSSPTKDEDGECNITNSNNHGNAKAKK
- the Sobp gene encoding sine oculis-binding protein homolog A isoform X1; its protein translation is MILKAETERGSESEMKLEMEMETETEMAHGIMRESERANGKEFAHSTMNELLGWYGFDGVDVDRLDLTAKTSRLLQSAAAAAAVASQQHHLHHQDQEHQHQMLERRRTGFLRSSRSSLAAAYHSNNNNNTKNNTSSNGNGNASAGAGGSGCGRKGGVQYCNRTTTTPSDHDTRSSREDDSKSPNSIGKPVTTVGMLTTEEKIDFNNCCWCHRPIAENAPDYLTSSDGPRYCSESCFTQSRRACFKKAKTCDWCKHVRHAVSYVDFQDGASQLQFCSEKCLNQYKMQIFCNETQAHLDMNPHLRDQGLEAGSEAGLITPDLWLRNCRSRSASPASTVSVSPGPPAERSAGATAKRISPSVTPPSNPSKPLISVAPVSKLLAQKSPAPAAAVPPPPPPPQQRHHNSLGSGPGLKPGRRKRPQRGPSSSSGSETVASMLQKQHHQQQQQQHQPTLSADFSGSSVPLPPLSPMPEPAHPHPQQQQPPTVVPPQVLGRGPTAIPSSYFAPPPNGHPMGLPFGRHPAQPPHHFLPPPHGMMPRGFPPPFGLPMPTQVPEHLGAFAAMMGAVPPVTVMVPYPIIIPLPIPIPVPLPVMDFYKAHLTPEQRKQLDEERATTSRREDQPQPLDCSKARSDKDLDQDGQPEEEPKPPPELKEEQGEEDEKEKDEDVDIDDDCNDNDDDEDKKSIPKTTSAGNASPASASASPSPSSSSPATDATALETHCIVRDETHSEADQDNQKLPKLKITRLQTKRTLIQTKEPTASTSSPAPPSFPATPSGSNVSSECSRPLRKRKRIIDCDFQKMALRELEPGDGGHNQDSSPTKDEDGECNITNSNNHGNAKAKK
- the Sobp gene encoding sine oculis-binding protein homolog A isoform X3, with the translated sequence MWMSETGIVNEFAHSTMNELLGWYGFDGVDVDRLDLTAKTSRLLQSAAAAAAVASQQHHLHHQDQEHQHQMLERRRTGFLRSSRSSLAAAYHSNNNNNTKNNTSSNGNGNASAGAGGSGCGRKGGVQYCNRTTTTPSDHDTRSSREDDSKSPNSIGKPVTTVGMLTTEEKIDFNNCCWCHRPIAENAPDYLTSSDGPRYCSESCFTQSRRACFKKAKTCDWCKHVRHAVSYVDFQDGASQLQFCSEKCLNQYKMQIFCNETQAHLDMNPHLRDQGLEAGSEAGLITPDLWLRNCRSRSASPASTVSVSPGPPAERSAGATAKRISPSVTPPSNPSKPLISVAPVSKLLAQKSPAPAAAVPPPPPPPQQRHHNSLGSGPGLKPGRRKRPQRGPSSSSGSETVASMLQKQHHQQQQQQHQPTLSADFSGSSVPLPPLSPMPEPAHPHPQQQQPPTVVPPQVLGRGPTAIPSSYFAPPPNGHPMGLPFGRHPAQPPHHFLPPPHGMMPRGFPPPFGLPMPTQVPEHLGAFAAMMGAVPPVTVMVPYPIIIPLPIPIPVPLPVMDFYKAHLTPEQRKQLDEERATTSRREDQPQPLDCSKARSDKDLDQDGQPEEEPKPPPELKEEQGEEDEKEKDEDVDIDDDCNDNDDDEDKKSIPKTTSAGNASPASASASPSPSSSSPATDATALETHCIVRDETHSEADQDNQKLPKLKITRLQTKRTLIQTKEPTASTSSPAPPSFPATPSGSNVSSECSRPLRKRKRIIDCDFQKMALRELEPGDGGHNQDSSPTKDEDGECNITNSNNHGNAKAKK